The nucleotide window gatagttttgaaatttggtatacaggtttctacagatgaactaagtaatatatattgaatctctgatgaaatctgtaattttgtaatttggggcaatttttgccatttttggtcaaaaaatgtgtattttcaaaactactcatctgatagctttgaaatttggtatacaggttcctgcagatgaactgaatgatatttgttgaaattatgatgaaatctttaattttgtatttttggggcaatttttgccatttttggtcaaaaaatgtgtatttccaaaagttgtCATCTGATAgcattgcaatttggtatacaggttcctacagatcaccttaatgatatttattgaaattatgatgaaatctgcaattttgtaattttggggcaatttttgccatttttttgtcataaaatgtgtattttcaaaactactcatctgatagctttaaaatttggtatacaggtttctatagatgaacttaaaagtatttattgaaattatgatgaaatctgcaattttgaatttttggggcaatttttttgcatttttggtcaaaaaatgtgtttctcaaaaagtactggtctaacagctttgaaatatggtatacaggtttctatagatgaaccaaatttaatcttttgaaattatgatgaaatctgcacttTGTTTttaggggcaattgttgccatttttggtcaaaaaattttactctcaaaaaactactcatcagatagctttggttgacatgttcttagggatgatctgatgtgatatattcaaagtatgatgaaatcttcaattgtgtatttttgcagctattttagccacttttttctggccactgcattgagctatcaaagatttccaccttcttcatcaacatgtatcaaaaaaagttattctctacataaacacagcggagctatatcggccgctaggtcgcttgtttactATTTTTGTCTTGTATGTCAActtcaagttcttgttctactcagtcctcaaagcatgttgaaacactgactattcagcttgtcgacacaactaagatggtgaaagtttttcttagcTCTctaagggcttcaaaatgagcccccacaagtggtagatcagaatagaacTGAAAATTCCAGAGTGTGAATATCCATCACCGAGGGGCATTCTATGTTAAGGGTTCTGAAGGGACGGTTTCTTGTGTGATTTAGGAGCGGACTCGTGAATGAGACAGTTTCCTGTGGTTTGCGTACTCATATTGTAAGATAGACCACTGCAACACACGGCTTGGTTTACAGTGCTCACGGTAGAGACAACAgaactttgataaaaaactgaaagCAAAGTGGCACAAAGCAGTTTTCTTTGAAACTGGTCGTTTGCACATGCATATATAGTGTATGCAAAAGACtaaccaattttgaatgattttttttttaaagagtaCTGGCGTGGGAAAGCAGGTCAACAAGTACCGGAAATGGGGAGGTAGAGTGACTGATTATGCCAGGACTCTTGTACATCGATGGAAAGAGATGCTCTTGACAGAGACTCAGTCAAATGAGGAAGGGAATTATGAAGGAAACCAGTGCGACTCAAGAAGCCATGTTGAAGATAGTGAAGACCAAAGACTGGTGCATCATCAGTCTTATCCGGGAAAAGAGAAAAAACGTGATGACAAGACACGCGTGAAAGACGAAAGGAGAAAATCTAGTAAAAGCACAGAATTGTGTCACTCAGAAAAGTCCAAAACTGAGAAGACAGCTATGAAAAGACACGTTGAAACAGAGAGATTTACAAACGATAGCGCAGGAACCAGCGAtcatagacatgaaaaatcaaatAGCGTACAGCTAAAGAAAAGTAGCAAAACAGAACCAGTGAAAAAGAAAGCGAAGGTCAAAGTTCGAGATGAGGAAGTGTCGTATGAGTCTACTGGAATGTCATTTTTAGAATGTTTGAATTTAGATACGCCAAAGAAAGGAAAGAAACTTTTGAAACAAGATAAGGTTAAGACGACTGTGGTCTCATCCTCAAATGCCGCAACAGACTCAGAATTTCATTCAAATCAGCAGGGAGCAAAACACGACCAGCATTCCGGGAAACGGAAAGATAAGAAAAAACATAAACACAAACGCAAGGAACGTTTTGCAGGAAGCAGGGACGATGCAGGCACACACAAGGTGAGGGAAACATCAGGACGCAGTGGCAGTGTGATGGAGAAAAACAGCACTGATTGCAGTGGTAGCAAGACATCTAGGGAAATGAAAAGGAAACTAGAAATACCCACAGTTGATGAGAGCAGAGCGAAAAAGGTGAGATTGTAATGTGTGTATTTCGGCGCTTCCATTGGAATTTGACAGCACAGAATGTGACACTCTGAGCAGCTTGGTTTGAGAGTCAGGAAATGGATGCATTTATCACTTTTCCTCCACGTTTAACTTTCGTAAATGAATCTGCTTGTATCTGCTTTATCCGTGTATATCAACAATGAACTTGAATATTCAGATCATTAATGGGTATTGATCAAGACATGTCGAACTGGATGGTAATTTTGGATGCCATGGTTTGATCTGCAAGTTCTTGGAATATTGAGCTTACATGTTCTGGGAGGCATCAACAGCTTTCAATGAAATTACACATACCGCTGTATTCTCACAGATAAGGAAAGTTGTCTTTTTTGTCCACCACATAGAATTTGGTGAAAAGTGTCATTTGACCCCAGGACATCTAAAATATAAGAAGTTCAAATTCAAGGAGCCTTTCATACTTcataaataaaacatgcatATTCAGACTGTTTGCGTACATTGGATAGATGATTCCAGTATATGAAATAAGTTGGATTTGGTAAGTTGAAAGGCAAGTTCATCCAACTTCGGCATGTTCAATTCAGTCTGTTAGTTGTGAActgtattaaaggtatacagtcacctgtaatctaaatatgtccatatatggtcaaagggcattccttggtattcaaaatgcccattgagggtgctgtttttaaaaagcggccacctgcttaaaatctgtgattggttaggttttctttttccattagaacaaaattagaacaggtgacagtatacctttaaacctGCTTTGAAAAGGAATGCTAGATGGCCTCTGTCACTGGTCTTTGATACCAAATATTTTGCTTTTTAACAGTGAGAGTACCAATGACCTGTGACTGAACTTGACTGATTGATGATGTGATCTTATTGCAGGCCAAGGAATCTGTGACATCGCCACTGGACATCAATATGCCAGCAATAAACCCAGATTACAAACCACTTCGCTTGCCACAGTTAGACACACCAAAACGGAGAACTGGTAAGCTATGAGGGCAATGAATTGATAAATTATGGTGACTACTTGTAGAATAGGCCTTAGAGACAGTATATGGGCCGCTTGAATTTTTACTCATTTTCTTGGTTCATGCTAAATCTgtgggcttattttgaagtGTATGGATTACATATAGGTATACTAATTGTGTTTCGGTAAAATAGAATATTAAATGCTTGTAGCTGtaacatttcatgatttttttcactgtttttgtttgtaatttcttCTGAAccgaattctggtctggactagaatttgCATGTAAACAATGAGAGTGCATTTTGCTCATATAGACTCTGAGTTGACCCACTAAACAGTAGGTGTTTCAATATGTGTCACTCAAGGAGTGGagagaacaagaacttgcaatggatatttaacataaaaaaaaactgtgaaaaatcatcagaagttacagctactggccctttaaacctttcaccctagttccctgtatacaggtccaagatcaccattgataacaatgggtttgggtggaaccatggtggtgaaagggtaagtATTTCTCCGTAGAGTTACCATTATGTGTTcactttgaaaattcaaatatcatttaATTTCAGATAATGTACATATTTAATTCTAAACGTTGATCATGAAAGAGAATATTTAATCAAGTTTCGATTTTTTAGGAACTTGTCTCTCTAATGTTTGTAATGCTAGTGGTGAAAATGTTATCGTAATAATTTGAAAGTGTTTTGAAATCATTGAAAAGCATaggtagaactttttgaactgAATTCCAGATTGACTGAGAGTTTCAACTtcataagaaataaaataattagaaatctaaatgaaatttgaaagatgtGAAATTGTTTGGATCTGGCTGTTACAAAGGTCTTCATATAAATGCAGAATGTACGATACTCTGTATCCTCAGTAAAACATTTCATCATTTAAATACGATAACACTTTATTAACACACATCATTCCATGGTAGGATGAAAAGGGTTACATGAACTcggaagagaaaaaaaaaacagtgtcTCAGAAGTCTCACTGCAAATACAAGGAAAAAGTcttaatgaagaaactacataCTTAtcgcaaaaagaaaaaaagatacaGAATACAGTCAGTGATTTAGATATATTGCCACTGTATTAATATGTAGAGTTTGTAGTTAATCCATTTTGTGTAAACAGTCCTATGATTTTTCCATGCATCATCTGCTTTGTGTAAACTATCTGAACagagcatacatgtacatccacAGTGTTATGTCTGTGGTAGGTGACTACGAATCCATGGAAATCCATGAAATCTGATGATACCTACACTGATTTGTGCATACAGTTTGTTTGTAGTGAGTTGAAAGTGAAAATGCCATAGACTCTCTGATTTACAATCACTcatatataataatattacaTAGAAAGCTTTATTATGAGTACAATTCATGATAATTGGCAAGATTGATTGACAGGCCGTGAGCCAATCATGAAGCAGCACTACTGTAATTAACCCTTGCTCATAGATAAGTAGGTAGAAGAATTTAAAGATACGTGCCATCCTTTCAGTGCTTTAATAATTGCCACCCTCAGTAGCCATCATCTCATAGACTGAAGGCTGTCCCTCTGGCCTTGTTTGTAATGGTAGCTTGGGGGTCACAACCAATTTTGCTGTTGTCAATCTGCTCTGATTGAGTATAACTGATGTGTATGGCACAGCTCACAGTGGATTGGGTGAGCTTTTGCCCTAAATGCCCAGGTTATTGAAATAAAAGTCCAGAATAACAGCTGTTGATAAGGGATAATCTTCTCAGAGAAACGAAAGTGCAAAGGACAGGTAGCTGTAATTCCAGCACAGCTGCCCTACTATGTTGCATCATAGACAATAGAAGCAAGACCTCTTGCTTCTGCTCTGTACGGTTGCAttgtgcaaaacaaaatatttatgactCTGATTCGACATATCACATGTGCAACTGTTTTCAAAATACAGGGTTCAAAGTTAGGGTGTTACTGTTAGTGTGGTGGTGTATGTAGACCACTTGAATGactgtatatttcagtgatccaaatgaaaaaatatgttcatgaaaaattaTCATCTACTAATTACCTTCTTTTAAAACTTGTAAACTTTAAATGTCACTAAATATGGTATGTAATGTCATTCATAAACATTAATTTTGCTCTGTGTAGGGGAATATAATTTATCTTTCACAGTGAGGATGGGTTAGGGCCTTACAGCTAGAAAAACTTCTAACTGAATCCTTTTGATAAAAGGATTCTGTAGATCAAGCACTGAGATTGAGGGATGTTAGCTTGGTGTATTACAATCTCGGAAGGACTCCAATACTGTGTCACACTTTTGCAGATTCTTCACAGTCCAAAAGAGCCATCA belongs to Ptychodera flava strain L36383 chromosome 17, AS_Pfla_20210202, whole genome shotgun sequence and includes:
- the LOC139115409 gene encoding elongin-A-like; this encodes MADVKTTKDVQILQKALYACGTEDEVKILKIIKQLSKLPVSIAILQSTGVGKQVNKYRKWGGRVTDYARTLVHRWKEMLLTETQSNEEGNYEGNQCDSRSHVEDSEDQRLVHHQSYPGKEKKRDDKTRVKDERRKSSKSTELCHSEKSKTEKTAMKRHVETERFTNDSAGTSDHRHEKSNSVQLKKSSKTEPVKKKAKVKVRDEEVSYESTGMSFLECLNLDTPKKGKKLLKQDKVKTTVVSSSNAATDSEFHSNQQGAKHDQHSGKRKDKKKHKHKRKERFAGSRDDAGTHKVRETSGRSGSVMEKNSTDCSGSKTSREMKRKLEIPTVDESRAKKAKESVTSPLDINMPAINPDYKPLRLPQLDTPKRRTAGLDEAALTAMSTSKQSRTKVFSGRARNIIYDHVPSLYDMCMRVLCDNIDALEDVGGIPYDILSPVLEKCTVDQLFTLEDYNPHFLEDTDQLWKRHCERDFRREEPDEFETWRELYLRKLDERKVKLEKITANIAASMAQKKPERQLKLAFMSGPAKPPREVFRKQAKLGTAGPVSQHKTPQRSSSQRSHSTVSHTSSSSSGSIHGGDAIAASRPPKPVKIVAPMMMKSLKMMKRLKR